The following proteins are co-located in the Osmia bicornis bicornis unplaced genomic scaffold, iOsmBic2.1, whole genome shotgun sequence genome:
- the LOC123988820 gene encoding uncharacterized protein LOC123988820, which produces MKRYFERRELMLNAGKSKIIIFKKGRSQKKKEIWKWGEEELEEVKDFKYLGYHFQKNGRTEMHWRETAKKAMIVMKQTWGIGERRFKNNFERRMKIYRSLVKSVMMYAAEIWGWSESERLEKLHTKYIKWLLGLDFNTPTYIVMDETKEDKIRIEAGRRAMRYEEIK; this is translated from the coding sequence ATGAAAAGATACTTTGAAAGAAGAGAGTTAATGCTAAACGCTGGAAAGTCgaagataataattttcaagaaagGGAGAAGtcagaagaaaaaggagatatGGAAGTGGGGAGAAGAAGAATTAGAAGAAGTAAAAGACTTCAAATACCTAGGGTATCACTTCCAGAAAAATGGAAGAACGGAGATGCACTGGAGAGAAACAGCGAAAAAGGCGATGATAGTGATGAAGCAGACATGGGGAATTGGAGAAAGGAGATTCAAAAACAACTTTGAAAGAAGGATGAAGATCTACAGAAGCTTGGTGAAAAGCGTTATGATGTATGCAGCAGAGATATGGGGATGGAGCGAATCGGAGAGACTTGAAAAACTACATACAAAGTACATAAAATGGCTATTAGGATTGGACTTCAATACACCAACATATATAGTAATGGATGAAACAAAGGAGGacaaaataagaatagaagCAGGCAGGAGAGCAATGAGAtacgaagaaataaaataa